In Streptomyces sp. HUAS ZL42, the DNA window AGGGTGTAGGGCTTCACGGCGGTGGTCCAGGCGGTGCGGATGTGGTCCTGGTCGCCGATGAACGTGTTGTCCTCGTCGATGAACCGCCTGGCGCTCTGGCCGATCATCATCGTGAACACGGAGCTGATGTTGTTGATCAGATAGGTCTTGGGCGCGGCCTTGTGCAGCTCGACACCGGCCTTGAAGTAGTCGTCCCAGGTGGAGAGTTGCGACGAGACCTGGGCGGGGTCGGTGGGCAGCCCCGCCTTCGCGAAGAGGTCCTCCCGGTAGAACGTGGCGCACGGGCCGATGTCGATCGGGAAGCCGATGAGCTTGCCGTCCTGGGTGGTGGCCTGCTTCAGCTTCCAGGACAGGTACTGCGGGGCCAGCTTGTCCGCACCGACGGTCTTCAGGTCGACGAAGCGGTTGGCGTTGGGCAGGAAGGAGGCGATGTCCTCGCCCTTGATGCCGGTGATGTCCGGGGCGGTCTGGGCGGCCCGCAGGCCGGTGAGCAGCTTGGTCTTGAAGTCGCCGCCGACCACGGAGGTCTTGAGGGTGATGTCGGAGAAGTGCTTCTTGGCGTCCCCGACGACCTTGTCGCTCAGGCCGCCGGACCAGTACCAGAGGGTCAGGTTCTTGCTGTCCTTGCTGCCGCTGGTCCCGGAGCCGCCGCCGCACGCCGCGGTGGCACCTGCCGTGGCGGCCGTCAGTACGGCGGCCTGAAGGAATCGTCTGCGGGAAAGATCCACGGGTCTTCTCCTAGGTTTCGGCGTGTCCGGCAAGGACCTGTGAGTCGTGGGGTACGGCTGGCGCTGTGGACCGAGTGGCTGAAGAGCATCGGCGTGGTGTGAACCCTTCAGCCACCCGGGGCGTTTGACCTGGTCCTCTCAGACGGTGCCGACGCGTCCATGCGGCGGGGATGCGCCGCCCGTCCGCTTCGGCCGACCGGAGTGGGGTCCGGACCGGGCTCCGAATTACGCAAGAGAGTGCACCCGGTGCGCGAGTTTGACAAGGGTCAAGCAGAGATCGAGACATTCATGCGTGACTTTGCTCGACTTTGGCGAGTATGGTCGGCGGCATGCTCCCTGACCGAAGACATCAGCTGATCCTGCGCGCCGTGCGCGCGGAGGGGCCCACCACAGTGGTCGCCCTGGCCGAGAAGGTCGGGGCCAGCCAGGCCACGATCCGGCGTGACCTCGTACAACTCGAGGACGAGGGACTGCTCAAGCGTGTCTACGGCGGCGCAGTTCCCCTCGTCGGCGAGGACGACCCGTTCGCGGACGTGGCGACGGTCCGGGTGGAGGCCAAGGACGCCCTGGCCGCCTGGTGCGCAAATCTCGTCATGGACGGTGAGACCGTGTTGCTCGACATTGGCACCACGGCCCACCGGGTGGCCCGCCATCTGCACGGCCGTTCCCTCACGGTGATCACCAGCAATCTCGCCGTGTACGAGGAGCTCCAGGACGACAACGAGATCCAGCTGATCCTGCTGGGCGGCGTGGTCCGGCGCGAGTACCGCTCACTGGTCGGCTTCCTCACCGAGGACAACCTGCGGCAGGTCCACGCCGACCGGCTGTTTCTCGGCACCAGCGGGATCCGCCCCGACGGCCAGGTGCTGGACACCACCGCCGTCGAGGTACCCGTGAAACGGGCGATGATCGCCGCCAGCGCCCAGGTCGTCCTGGTGGCGGATGCCGGCAAGTTCCCCGGCACCGGAATGGCCCGGGTGTGCGGCCCGGAGGACCTCGACGTCGTGGTGACCAACGCCCCGGGGGACGAGAAGACCTGCAGCCGACTGCGCGAGGCGGGAGTTGAGGTGGTCGAAGTATGAGACTCACGATCCTGGGCGGCGGGGGCTTCCGCGTCCCGCTGGTCTACCGGGCGCTGCTGGGCGACCGCGGCGAGGGACGCGTCACCGATGTGACCCTGTACGACCTGGACGCCTCCCGTCTGGCGACCATCGGCAAAGTCCTCGCCGACCAGGCGGCAGGGCACCTTGACCCGCCCGCCGTCACCGTCACCACCGACCTGGACGAGGCCGTCACCGGAGCGGACTTCGTGTTCTCCGCCATCCGTGTCGGCGGGCTGGCCGGGCGGGCGGCGGACGAACGGATCGCCCTGGAAGAAGGCGTACTCGGCCAGGAGACCGTCGGTGCGGGCGGCATCTCGTACGGCCTGCGCACCGTCCCGGTGGCGGTCGAGATCGCGCGCCGCATCGCCGCCCGGGCGCCCGAGGCCTGGGTCATCAACTTCACCAACCCCGCCGGCCTGGTCACCGAGGCCATGACCGCTCATCTCGGCGACCGTGTGATCGGCATCTGCGACTCCCCCGTGGGCCTCGGCCGCCGGGTGGCCGGAGCGCTCGGCGTCGACCCGGCGCGCACGCGCCTGGACTACGTGGGACTGAACCATCTGGGCTGGCTGTGCGGCCTGTACGCCGACGGCCGCGACCTGCTGCCCTCCCTGTTCTCGGACGAGGCCGCGCTGACCTCCTTCGAGGAGGGCAAGCTCTTCGGCGCCGATCTGCTGCGCACCCTCGGCACGCTGCCCAACGAGTACCTGCACTACTACTACTTCCACCGCGAGTCGCTCGGCTCGGCGCGGGCCGCCGAACAGACCCGCGGCGCCTTCCTCCACTCCCAGCAGCAACGCTTCTACGACTCCTTGGGCATCGCCGGCGGCGACTCGCCAGGGCACCGCGCCGCCTGGAACGCGTGGGACGCCACCCGTCTGGAGCGCGAGACGACCTACATGGCCGAGAACCGGGACGCCGTCGGCATGGGCGAACGCGACTCCTGCGACCTGGAATCCGGGGGGTATGAACAAGTGGCTCTCTCCCTCATGCGGGCCATCGCCCTGGACGAGCGCACCACCCTCATCCTCAACGTCCGCAACCGCGGCCGGATCCCCGTCCTCGACGACGACGCGGTCGTGGAGGTCCCCTGCCACGTCGACGCCAACGGCGCCCGCCCCATCGCCGGAGCCCCGTTGCCCGACCACGGCAAGGGCCTGGTGTGCGCGGTCAAGGCGGTCGAACGCGCGGTGATCCACGCCGCCACCGCCGCCGACCGCGCCCACGCGGTCAAGGCGCTGACCATCCACCCGCTGATCGACTCGTACACGGTCGCGAAGCGCCTGCTCGACGCCTACCAGCGCCACTTCCCCGAACTCGCCTACCTGGGCAGCTGAGCAGCCGCCCCAGAAGGCCGCCCCCGCCTTCGTACCACCGGAAGGAGTAGGCACGGACGGCTCCGGTGGCCGGCCCCGTCCGCGGCGGCGACGATGACAGCGGGCCTCGAGTGACCCGGCCCGCACCCTGAGTGATGACGGAGGGGCCACCGTGGATGACACCCTCACCGTGCAGGGCACCGCACCGAGGCCGGTGGCTGCCCCGGAACGACATCACGGGCAGCTGTCCTCGGGCGTACGTCCCCTCACCGTCGATGCCGACGGCATCACCCTGTCCGGCCTGCTGAGTGAGCCCGCGCAGGGTTCTCCTCGCGCTGTGATCGTCGCTCTGCACGGGGGCGGCATGAACGCCGGGTATTTCGACGGCCAGGGCCACCCGGACGTCTCCTTGCTGGCCTTGGGAGCACGTCTGGGCTACACCGTGCTGGCGCTGGACCGGCCGGGCTACGGCGTGTCGGCAGCCGGCCTGCCCACGGGGCAGCGACTGGCGGCGCAGGCCGCCACCGTGCGTTCCGCCGTGACGGCGTTCACGGCAGGTCACGCGACGGGTGCCGGCACGTTGTTGCTGGCGCACTCCTTCGGAGCCACGGTCGCCTTCGCGGCGGCCGCCGGCTGGGAGACGCCGGACCTGCTGGGCGTGGACGTCTCGGGGTGCGCGCGCAGGCTTGCGGTCGGCACCGGCCCGTGGGGCCGGGAGGGCGACACCGGCCTGCGGCGGCTCAACTGGGGCCCACTGGGCCTGTATCCGCCGGATACGTTCCGGATGAGCCAGGCGGTGGTGGCGCCCATGCCCGCCCATGAGGTCACCACGGTGGCGAACTGGAAGCGGCTGTCGGCCGCGATCCTGCCACGGGTGCGCGTCCCCGTCCGGCTCACCTTCGCCGAGCACGAGGCCTGGTGGTGCCACGGCCAGGACGACGTCGCCGACCTGACCGCGCGGCTGTCCGCCGCGCCACGGGTGGTCGTCGAACGTCTTCCGCGATCGGGCCACAACATCAGTCTCGGCTGGGCCGCCCGGGCCTACCATCTCAAGGCGCTGGCATTCGCCGAGGAATGCCTCACCGCCGGGCGGTAGCCGGTCCGCGGGTTCAGCCCTTCCACACCTCCGGGCCGCCCTCATGCCACTCGATCAACCCCGACTCGGCGACGTCCAGCTCGTCCCAGTCGGTCAGCCCCGCGTTCTGCAGGAACACCGTGAGGTCGTGCAGCGAGTACGCGGTGCCGATGATCTGGTCGTCGATGCGGACCTGGCGGCCCCCCGTCTCGGACGGTGGATGAACGATCACACGGCGCTCGGACATGGCACCAGCCTCACCCGGAGCGGACAGCCCCGCATCCGGGCGGCGGCCACCCGGGAGCTCCGCCGACGGCGACCGTCGCCGCGCACGCCGGTCCGGGAACTCCGCGCGGGTCGGGTTCATCGTCAACGAGAAACCGACTCGCTCGCCGGGCCGGGCACCATGCCGTGAGACGCCGGCCCCGGCGTGGCCGAAGGTGTCGGGCGGCGGGCCGAACAGCGCCAGCTCGGTGCGGAGTTCGAACCCGGCCCGCACGCCATCGGGGTGCCCCTCCGTCCCGCCTCTCCGGGGCGAAGACCGAACCACGTGCCGGATCTCGTCGTAGAAGCAGTTGTTCGTGAGGGAATCCCATGCCAGGAGGCATCGAGTGAGCACCAAGACAGGACCCCAGCGCTTTCCGGGCGCGAGTGCGCGGCGACGCGGACGGGTATCCGGGCCCGCTGACCTGGTGCCTGCTGTTCTCCTGAGCCGCGGTGCGTGAAAGGGCCCGCCGCTCGGGGAGCGGCGGGCCCTGCGCGCTCATGGTCGACGTGTGATCGGCAGCGGCGCCCGGCGTCACACACGCGCCCCCGGGCCGCGTCCAGGCAGGAGTCACCGTCCGTCCCTTGCCTGCGCGCCGCCCTGCGCTTACGTTGGCCGCTACTCACACGTGCCGAAACACGTGTGAGTAGCTGTGTCAGCGATTTTGGAGACGCCTCCCGCCGCAGCCCCGTACGCGTCTCCCAGCACGAAGGCGGTCACATGACCACCACCTCTCCCCGCCCCGACGCCGCTCCTCCCCCGTACGCGGAGCAGCCGTCCCCTCCCCGGCGCGGTGCCCGCTCCTGGACCGTCACCACGATGGCCCTGGCGCAGTTGGGGCTCTTCCTGGCTCTGCTGACCCCGGTCTTCGCCGGCCTGGCCATCAAGGTGCAGGACATCGTGCCCGAGCGCGACGAGGTCTCCGCGCTCGGCATGGTCAGCAGCCTGGGCGCGGTGGCCGCCTTCCTCGCCAACCCGGTCTTCGGCCGGATCAGTGACCGGACGACCGGCCGGTTCGGCCGGCGCCGGCCCTGGCTGGTGATCGGCGCCCTCGGCCTGACCGCGGGCCTCGCCGTCATCGCGACCACGCAGAGCCTGGCGGTCGTCGCCGTCGCCTGGTTCCTGAGCCAGATGTTCGCCAACGCCTCCCTCGCCGCGTTCACCGCGTCGGTCGCCGACCAGGTGCCGATCTTCCAGCGGGGCAAGGTCGCCGGCCTGATCGGTGTCATGCAGAACGTCGCCATCCTCGGCGCCGCCTACGCGGCGAAGGTCCTCGGCACGGACGTCGTGCTGCTGTTCATGGCTCCGGCGGCCGTGGGGCTCGCCCTGGTCCTGCTGTACGCGATCGTCCTGCCCGACAAGCCGCTGCCGCAGCGTCCCCCGTCCGACGGCGGTCTTCGTACGGTCCTCAGGACGTTCTGGGTGAGCCCCCGCAGGCACCCGGACTTCGGCTGGGCCTTCCTCTCCCGGTTCATGATCATCCTGGCGATGTTCATGTTCACCACCTTCCGGCTGCTGTTCCTCCAGGACCAGCTGGGCCTGTCGGAGGACCGGGCGGTGTCCGTCATGGCCACCGGCGTGCTGGTCTACACCCTGGTCCTGATGGCCTCGGGCCAGCTGGCCGGGTGGCTGTCCGACCGCTTGCGGCGCCGCAAGGTGTTCGTAGGGTTCTCCGCGCTGGTCTTCGGCATCGGCACGGCCCTGCTGATCACCGCGGACACCGTCGCCGCTTTCTACGCCGCGGAAGTGGTCCTCGGCCTCGGCTACGGCGTCTACGCGGGCGTGGACCTCGCCCTCGTCCTGGACGTCCTGCCCGATCCGGAGGACTCGGCCAAGGACCTGGGCGTGTTCAACATCGCCAACGCCGCCCCGCAGTCCGTCGCCCCCGCCCTGGGCGCGCTGCTGGTCAACACCGCGGGCGGCCACGAGTACCACCTGCTGCTCGCCGCCGCCGCCGTGGTCTGCGTGATCGGCAGCCTGGCCGTCATCCCGATCAGGACGGTGCGCTGATCCGCGACTCGCGCTTTCCTCGATGACGCGGGAGGCCGACCGTAACTTGTGCGCGACGGAGCAGGCTGCCGACGGGCCGGGGTCGACTTCGGACAAGCCGCACTGCCGGGGGGCCGGAGCAGAATAGGTCGGCCGTTCGAGCCGACGAAGAGGCTTGCCGGGCGCGTCGGGCCGGTGTTCACGGAGCCGCCGCGCCTGTCGTCCCGTCTCCGCTTCAGGGAAGGGCGTGGCCGCGGGAACCGGCAGCGGGCCGCGTGAGCGAAGGGAAACATTCGCGTAAACACCTCGAGGGTTTGCGGATTCGCCCTCGGCCGGGGCGGTTGTACCCGATGATGAGCAGGTCATGACCACGCTCAGCACCTTCCGTACGCCGACGAACAGCGCGCCGTTGCCCGTCCTTCGGGCGGCGGTGTTCGCGGTCGTCGGGACGGTGCTCGGAGCGTGCGCGCACCATGTCGTCGCGGAGGGGCCCGCGCCGTGGCGGCAGGGCCTTGTGGCGGTGACGGTGCTCTTCGGCGTGGGCCTCGTCGGCACCCGCCGCCCGCGCTCCCTGACCACGGTCGTGGCGACGTGCGGTGCCGCGCAGACGGGGCTGCACCTGTGGCTGACGACCGCGCACTCGTCGCCCGGCGCGGCGCCCACGACTTTGCCCGGCCACCTGCATCACGGCGCCTGCGCCCAGGGGGGATGGCACGGTCGCCTGCGGGACTACGGCTCGCTGACGATGACGGCCGTGCACGCCGTGGCGGCCGTGCTCGTCGCCGTGCTGTTGCACCGCGCCGACACCGTCTGCTGGTCCTTGGCACGCGGTCTGACGACGGCGGTCGAGACGACCCGGGCCCGGATCGCCACCATCCGTGCGCTGCTCCGCGACCGTCCGCTTCCGACTCCGTCGGAGCCGAACGTGTTCGCCCTCGCGTGGCTGGAACGGCCGCCGCCCATGGAGGCGGTGCTCGCGGTCGTGGTGTTGCGGAGGGGGCCTCCCCAGGCGGGGTTCACCTTCGCGATCTGACCATCCCGGGGCGGCGGTTCACACAGCCGCTCCCGTGCTCCCTCACGCCTGGAGACATCCGTGTTCTTTGCCACGCCCAAAAACCGCACCGCGCGCCGCGTGACCCTCGCGGCCGCCGCGGCGACCGCGCTCGTCCTCCTCACCGCCGTCCCGGCCGCCGCCCATGTGGAGGTCGAGTCCGACAACGCCCAGGCCCTCGCCCAGAACGTCGAGATCGGATTCGACGCCGAATCGGAGTCCGACACCGCCGGCATCACGCAGATCCGTGTCGTCCTGCCCGAGGGCATCGCTCCGGCCGACGTGACGTACGGCGAGGGCCCCAAGGGCTGGAAGTTCACCGCGAACGCAGACGGCTACACCGTCAAGGGCCCGGCGCTCAAGGCGGGTGAGAACGCCGAGTACTCCGTCGTCGTCAGGCAGCTCCCCGACGCGAAGGAGTTGGCGTTCAAGACGCTCCAGACCTACAGCGACGGGCGTACCGATCGCTGGATCGAGCTGGACGAGAAGGGCGAGAACCCGGCCCCGGTCCTCGAGCTCAAGGCCGCGGCGCCGGGCGCGACGCCGATCGGTCCCTCCCCCAGCGCGCCGGCGTCCGCGTCGCCGACGCCGACGCCGTCCGCCGAGCAGACGACCGCCGAGGCCTCCCCGCGGGAGGAGACCGCCGCGGACAAGGACGACGACGCGGGCCTGTCCGCGGGTGCCTGGACCGGCATCGTCGCGGCGATCGTCGTCGCCGCGGCGGCCGTGGTGTTCTTCATCCGGCGCCGCGGTGGCGCCCCGGAGTAGTCCGACCGCGCGTTCACCAGGGCCCTTGCACGCCGAGTCGCTCCGGGGTGCAAGGGCCCTGGCGTGCGACACGTGTGCTCAATCGCCTGCGTCGGCGCGCAGCAGCAGGTCGAGGAGTCCGGGGAAGCGCGCGTCGAACTCCTCGCGGCGCAGCCGGTTGACCCGCTTGGGCCCCTGGTCGCGCTGCTCGATCAGACCGGCGCCGCGCAGCACCGAGAAGTGATGACTCAGCGCCGCCTTGCCGACGGGCACGTCGAAGCTGCCGCAGCTGCGCGTCCAGTCGGCGGAGCCCGCCAGTTCGCGGATCAGCTGGATGCGGACGGGATCGGCGAGCGCGGACAGGGCGGTGAGGACGGATACGTCCTCGGGATCCGTGTGCACCGGAGCCGCACGGTGACTGCCGCTCGCCGCCTGGTTCGACATGCCCCTCCTGCCCACTTGCCGAGTGTTCGATGGATATCTTACAGTCCGAGTGTTCGCTTCCCATTGAACACTTCCGTCGATCGCCTCGCCGAAGGGTGCGTTCCGCTGATGCGTGCAGTCGAGTTCCAGGAGTACGGCGCCCCCGAGGTGCTGAAGGTCGTGCAGGCCGAGACCCCCGAGCCCGGACCGGGCCAGGTCACCATCGACGCCACCTACGCCGGCGTGAACTTCGCCGACCTCAAGGCCCGCGCCGAGGGCTACCGGGTGGAGTCACTGCCCTTCCGCCCCGGCCTGGAGGTCTCCGGACGGATCCGGGCCGTCGGCCAGGGCGTCGAGGGGCTGCACCCCGGGCAGGAAGTCGCCGCCCTCGTCAACGGCGGCGCGTATGCGGAGGTGGTCGTCACCGAGACCGCCACCGTCTTCCCGCTCCCCGACGGCCTCGACCTGCGCACCGCGGCCACGCTCCCCACCGTGCTGCCGACCGCGCACGCCCTGCTCCACGAGGTGGGGCGGCTCAAGGCCGGAGAGAGTGTCCTGGTGCACGGCGCCGCGGGCGGCATCGGCACGGTGGCCGGGCAGCTGGCCCGGGCGGCGGGCGCCGGCGCGGTGTACGGCGTGGTCTCCTCCACGGCCAAGGCCGAGTACGCGCTCAAGCACGGCTACGACGAGGTGTTCACCACCGACACCTTCGCCGACGACGCCCGCCGCGCCACCGGCGGCAGGGGCGTCGACCTGGTGCTCGACCCGGTCGGCGGCGACACCCTCCGTCGCGGCCTCGACACGCTCGCCGTCTACGGCCGCCTGGTCTCGTTCGGCAACGCGAGCGGGGCCGAGCCCTGGCACGTGGGACAGCCCGAGCTCTACGCGCACGGCCGCTCGGTCGGGGGCTTCTCCATCCTGGCCCTCGCCCAGACGGCCCCCGAGGCACTGCGCGCCCTCGCCGAGCGTGCCTTCCGCACAGTCACCGACGGGACCGTCAGCCTTCCGGTCACCGCGGAGTTCGCACTGTCGGACGCGGCCGAGGCCCACCGGCTCATGGGCGGACGCACGTCCACGGGCAAGCTGCTGCTGCGCATCCCCGACTGAACAAAGCGCCGCCATTACCACTGGGCGACCTCACGCGACACCGGCCGACGCCCCCTTGTCACGTCGGCACGAATCCCACCCCTCTCAGGACTCAACTCCCGCAAAGAGAACGGCGACCCTCCCGCTTCACGCCTCCCCCACTGCCATATTCGAAAGCCCCTTCGGAGGTGGCTGTGGCGCGAGAGGCGACAACATCACGGACGAAGCAGACTGCGGCTCGCGCGTTCGACCGCACGGTCGACCGCATCGCCGACCTGGAGGTCCGCAGAGCACAGGCGGTGGCTCCGGGCGGGCCGAGAAGACGTGGGGAGTTCGGCGCGCGGGAGCGGATCGAACGGCTCCTGGACCCGGGCTCCTTCACCGAGACCGGCCTGTTCGTGCGGGCCAGACCCGCCGCGGACGGCGCCCGTCGCCCTTACGGCGACGGGGTGGTCACCGGGCACGGCACGGTCGACGGCCGCCCGGTCTGCGTGTTCGCCCAGGACTCCACGGTCTTCGGCGGCAGCATGGGCGAGGCCTTCGGTGAGAAGACCGTCGCGCTGATGGACCTGGCCCTCAGGACCGGCTGCCCGGTCATCGGGCTCAATGACGGCGGTGGCGCCCGCATCCAGGAGGGTGTCGCCTCGCTCGCCCTCTATGCCGAGCTGGTGCGCCGCAACGTGCAGGCGTCCGGCGTGATCCCGCAGATCTCGGTCGTCCTGGGGCCGTGCGCGGGTGGGGCGGCGTACTCGCCGGCCATCACCGACTTCACCGTGATGGTGGACGGCGCCTCGCACATGTTCGTCACCGGTCCCGACGTCATCGAGGCGGTGACCGGCGAGCGCACCAGCGCCGAGGAGCTGGGCGGTGCCCGCACCAGCAACACCGTGAACGGCAACGCCCACTTCCTGGCCGCCGACGAGGAGGACGCCCTCGACACCGTACGCGACCTGCTGTCGTACCTTCCCCCGAACAACCTCGAGCGCCCCCCGCAGTACGCCCCGCCGACGGCCGTCCCCGACGGCCGTCCGCTCGACCACGTCGTCCCGGACCGGCTCGGTCAGGCCTACGACATGCGCGACATCCTGCACGCGGTCGTCGACGACGGCGAACTGCTGGAGGTCCAGGAGCTGTTCGCCCCGAACATCATCTGCGCGCTGGCCCGTGTGGAGGGCTGCTCCGTCGGTGTCGTCGCCAACCAGCCGCTGCGCGCCGCCGGTGTCCTCGACATCGACGCCTCCGAGAAGGCGGCGCGCTTCGTGCGGTTCTGCGACGCGTTCGGCATTCCGCTGCTCACCTTCGCCGACGTCCCGGGCTATCTGTCCGGCGTCCGCCAGGAGCAGGCCGGCATCATCCGGCGCGGGGCCAAACTGCTGTACGCCTATGCCGAGGCGACCGTCCCGAAGGTCACCGTGGTGGTACGCAAGGCGTACGGGGGCGGGTACGCGGTGATGGGCTCCAAGCACCTGGGCGCCGACATCAACCTCGCCTGGCCCACCGCCCGTATCGCGGTCATGGGCGCCGAGGGCGCGGTCGGGGTGCTGCACCGGCGTGAACTCGCCGCCGCCTCCGATCCCGAGGAGCTGCGCGCCCGCCTGATCGCCGCGTACGAGAGCACCCACGGCACCCCCTATCTCGCCGCCGAGCGGGGATACGTCGACGCCGTCATCGCCCCGCGTGACACCCGTACCCATGTCTGCCGCGCCCTGCGTGCGCTGCGCGGCAAGCGTGCCCCGATGCCGGAGCGCCGGCACGGCAACATCCCGCTCTGAAGACGCCCCGAGCCCTACCCCACCGCTGTGACCCCGCAAGCCCGTTCCGCGATGTGAGGAGCCATCCCCGATGGACAGCCGCCGCCCCCCGCTCGCGCCCGCGTACCGAACCCTGCCGGAGTACGTGCGGCACTGGGCCGAAACCGCCCCCGACCGCCGGGCGTTCACCTTCGTCGACCATCCGGCCCCGCAATCGCGGGGAGTCCACCGCACCCTGACCTGGCGGCGCGTGGACGCGCGGGTGCAGGCCCTGGCCGCCCGGCTGGCCGAGGAGGCCGAGCCCGGATCACGGGTCGCGCTGCTGTGCCCGCAGGGCATGGAGTACGTGACCGCCTTCCTCGCGGCACCGGCCGCCGGTCTGGTCGCCGTACCGCTGTATCCGCCCGGCCTGCCCGGGCACGACGGCCGGCTGTCGGCCGTCCTGGCCGACGCCCGTCCGGCGGTCGTCGTGACGACGAGCCGTTTCCTCGACGAGGTACGGGACTTCTGCGCCGGCACCCCCGTGCGGATCGTCGTCGCGGACCGGGTGCCCGACGCCGCCGCCGGGGACCGGCCGCCTGTCACGCCGGACGAGACGACGATCGCCTACCTGCAGTACACCTCCGGCTCGACCCGCACCCCGGCGGGCGTGGCGATCACCCACGCCAACGTCGTCGCCAACGCCCGTCAGGCGCTGACCGCCTACGGTGCCGACGCGCATCCGGTGACATGCGTGGGCTGGCTGCCGCTCTACCACGACATGGGACTCGTCCTGAGCGTCGCCGCCCCGGTCGTACGGGGTCTGCTGTCGGTGCTCATGGATCCGGTGGCGTTCCTGCACGAGCCCGTGCGCTGGCTGCGGCTGCTCGCCACGCATCCGCGCGCGGTGAGTGCCGCGCCCAACTTCGCCTACGACTACTGCGCGTCGGCCGTGACCGACATCCAGAAGGCGGACGTGCGGCTGGACGGCGTCGCCGCACTGATCAACGGCAGCGAGCCGGTCCGCCCCGGCACGTCCGACCGTTTCCACGCCGCCTTCGCCGCGCAGGGGCTCGCCGCGGAGACCCACTGCCCGTCGTACGGGCTCGCCGAGGCCACCGTCTTCGTCAGC includes these proteins:
- a CDS encoding acyl-CoA carboxylase subunit beta — protein: MADLEVRRAQAVAPGGPRRRGEFGARERIERLLDPGSFTETGLFVRARPAADGARRPYGDGVVTGHGTVDGRPVCVFAQDSTVFGGSMGEAFGEKTVALMDLALRTGCPVIGLNDGGGARIQEGVASLALYAELVRRNVQASGVIPQISVVLGPCAGGAAYSPAITDFTVMVDGASHMFVTGPDVIEAVTGERTSAEELGGARTSNTVNGNAHFLAADEEDALDTVRDLLSYLPPNNLERPPQYAPPTAVPDGRPLDHVVPDRLGQAYDMRDILHAVVDDGELLEVQELFAPNIICALARVEGCSVGVVANQPLRAAGVLDIDASEKAARFVRFCDAFGIPLLTFADVPGYLSGVRQEQAGIIRRGAKLLYAYAEATVPKVTVVVRKAYGGGYAVMGSKHLGADINLAWPTARIAVMGAEGAVGVLHRRELAAASDPEELRARLIAAYESTHGTPYLAAERGYVDAVIAPRDTRTHVCRALRALRGKRAPMPERRHGNIPL
- a CDS encoding fatty acyl-AMP ligase, with amino-acid sequence MDSRRPPLAPAYRTLPEYVRHWAETAPDRRAFTFVDHPAPQSRGVHRTLTWRRVDARVQALAARLAEEAEPGSRVALLCPQGMEYVTAFLAAPAAGLVAVPLYPPGLPGHDGRLSAVLADARPAVVVTTSRFLDEVRDFCAGTPVRIVVADRVPDAAAGDRPPVTPDETTIAYLQYTSGSTRTPAGVAITHANVVANARQALTAYGADAHPVTCVGWLPLYHDMGLVLSVAAPVVRGLLSVLMDPVAFLHEPVRWLRLLATHPRAVSAAPNFAYDYCASAVTDIQKADVRLDGVAALINGSEPVRPGTSDRFHAAFAAQGLAAETHCPSYGLAEATVFVSAARPGEPLRRFALDRDALAAGKALPARPDDPRAVLLAGCGTPAGQRVRIADPASRALLSEGEIGEIWVQGPNVGRGYWNREQHTRRVFGARFADARETPGGWLRTGDLGTVLEGQLIVTGRLKDLIVVDGRNHYPQDVEATAQDAHPAVRRDRLAAFGVPGGSGERVVVVAEHVRSTSLAEIDVPDLGRAVRAAVSSRHGLGLADVVLVPPGTVPRTSSGKVSRALTRERYLAGAYAAESAG